A stretch of Macadamia integrifolia cultivar HAES 741 chromosome 7, SCU_Mint_v3, whole genome shotgun sequence DNA encodes these proteins:
- the LOC122085022 gene encoding IQ domain-containing protein IQM1-like has product MILPNRNFGVEDNVEKVTVRSISFDGKNKGMTLRTVSFKKEDSDTISKSDEGSDKMVIEESISFNNGKHEKMKFETTVSFKDLSAWRSKEDESVRKQKPKISLPEPNPSVFFSPRPVSELDAAAVKVQKVYKSYRTRRNLADCAVLVEELWWKALDFAALKRSSVSFFDIKRPETASSRWARARTRAAKVGKGLSKDEKAQKLALQHWLEAIDPRHRYGHNLHLYYDVWFDSESTQPFFYWLDVGDGKEVNLDKCPRVDLQRQCIKYLGPKEREAYEVIVERGKLVYKQEGTFVDTDEKSKWIFVLSTARALYVGQKKKGVFQHSSFLAGAATTAAGRLVAHDGILEAIWPYSGHYHPTEENFKEFISFLQENQVDLTNVKRFAIDDDSSSYVLATDEETKPESTEEEEEEPTLTADVIGSTSQDTTIVDDQEEEEETKGGDEGTSVGEARVFDLSKRLSCKWSTGTGPRIGCVRDYPAELQWRALEQVNLSPRLAPSPVGGWGPIPSPRPSPKVRLSPRLAYMGLPSPSRIPNIKVAQ; this is encoded by the exons ATGATCTTGCCAAACAGGAATTTTGGTGTGGAAGATAATGTCGAGAAAGTTACAGTGAGGTCCATAAGCTTCGACGGCAAGAACAAGGGAATGACTCTAAGAACAGTTTCTTTCAAGAAAGAAGATTCAGATACCATTTCGAAATCAGATGAAGGGTCTGATAAGATGGTAATTGAAGAATCTATAAGTTTCAATAATGGGAAACACgagaaaatgaaatttgaaaCAACGGTGTCGTTCAAGGATTTATCTGCTTGGAGGAGCAAGGAGGATGAGTCTGTTCGAAAACAGAAACCAAAGATTTCTCTTCCTGAACCAAACCCATCTGTATTTTTTTCTCCAAGGCCGGTAAGTGAGCTTGATGCGGCTGCTGTTAAGGTTCAGAAAGTATATAAGAGTTACAGAACCAGAAGAAATCTTGCAGATTGTGCCGTTTTAGTAGAAGAGCTCTG GTGGAAGGCATTAGATTTCGCAGCTCTGAAGCGGAGTTCTGTATCTTTCTTTGATATCAAGAGACCAGAAACTGCTAGTTCACGATGGGCAAGGGCTAGAACGAGAGCTGCTAAG GTGGGTAAAGGTTTGTCGAAGGATGAGAAAGCCCAGAAGCTAGCGCTACAACACTGGCTTGAAGCT ATTGACCCACGACATCGTTACGGACACAATTTGCACTTGTACTACGATGTGTGGTTTGACAGTGAGAGCACCCAACCTTTCTTCTACTG GTTGGACGTGGGGGACGGGAAAGAAGTAAATCTAGACAAGTGCCCGAGAGTGGATCTACAGAGGCAATGCATCAAATACCTTGGACCC AAAGAGAGGGAAGCATACGAAGTGATAGTGGAGAGAGGGAAGCTAGTTTACAAACAGGAGGGGACATTCGTGGACACAGATGAGAAGTCCAAGTGGATATTTGTACTAAGTACAGCGAGGGCATTATATGTTGGCCAGAAGAAGAAAGGCGTCTTCCAACACTCCAGCTTTCTGGCTGGAGCTGCTACCACTGCCGCTGGAAGATTGGTAGCCCATGATGGTATTCTTGAG GCTATATGGCCTTACAGTGGGCATTATCACCCAACAGAGGAGAACTTCAAGGAATTTATTAGCTTCCTACAGGAGAATCAAGTAGACCTCACCAATGTCAAG AGGTTCGCAATAGACGACGACAGTTCATCTTACGTGCTTGCAACGGATGAGGAAACTAAACCAGAGTCAacggaagaggaggaggaggaaccCACTTTAACGGCGGATGTTATTGGGTCCACCTCCCAAGATACTACAATTGTTgatgatcaagaagaagaagaagaaacgaaGGGTGGAGATGAAGGGACCAGCGTAGGAGAAGCAAGAGTTTTCGACTTGAGCAAGCGTTTGTCTTGCAAATGGAGCACTGGAACCGGGCCACGTATCGGGTGTGTTAGGGATTACCCAGCGGAGCTTCAATGGAGGGCACTGGAGCAAGTCAACCTTTCGCCAAGGCTCGCACCAAGTCCAGTTGGGGGATGGGGGCCTATTCCTTCCCCACGGCCCAGCCCAAAGGTCCGCCTCTCTCCAAGGCTTGCCTACATGGGACTTCCTAGCCCATCTCGCATTCCTAATATTAAAGTCGCTCAGTAA